Within Streptomyces roseirectus, the genomic segment GTCCCCCTGTGGCGCCCCGAGCCCGGCGCGGACACGACCCCGATCGGCCAGCACGGCGGCGTCGGCCGTAAGCCGTAAGCGCCCGCACATACAGGAAGCCCCCGTGAGTCACGTCCTCACGGGGGCTTCCCTCAATCCGCCCGCCCCACGTGACAGTTGAGAAGACGATCACGAGGCAGGACGCTCAGAAAAATCACGCACCCAGCAGCAGCACGTCCGCCCGCGCCTTCGTGGCCGCGTAACGCCGCGCCACGTCCTGCCAGTTGACGACCGCCCACATCGCGTCGATGAAGTCGACCTTCTGGTTCTTGTACTGGAGATAGAAGGCGTGCTCCCACGCGTCGAACACGAGGACCGGCACCGACCCCTGCCCCACGTTCCCCTGGTGGTCGTAGACCTGCTCGACGACGAGCCGCCCGCTGAGCGGTTCGTACGCGAGGACGCCCCACCCGGACCCCTGCGTCGTCGCGGCGGCCTTGGTGAGCTGCGCCTTGAACCCGGCGAACGACCCGAACGACTCGGTGATGGCGTCCGCCAGCTCGCCCACGCCGTCGGCGGCCAGCGGCTCGCCGCCGCCGTCCTTGGGGCCGGTCATGTTCTGCCAGTAGATGCTGTGCAGGATGTGCCCGGAGAGGTGGAACGCGAGGTTCTTCTCCAGCCCGTTGATCGAGCCCCAGCTCTCCTTGTCCCGGGCCTCCGCGAGCTGTTCCAGCGTGTCGTTCGCACCCTTCACGTACGCCGCGTGGTGCTTGTCGTGGTGCAGCTCGATGATCTCCGGGCTGATCACGGGGGCCAGCGCGGAGTAGTCGTACGGGAGTTCAGGCAGCGTGTAGACGGGCATGGGGGGTCCTCTCAGAACCTTTCCTGCGCACCACTTCTTATTGCAACTAGCTTGCAGGTGCAGGCTAGCAAGGGGAACCCGCCCCCGCGCAAGAAAGGGCCCCCTTACACGCACTCAGCGCGCAAGGGGGCCCGAAAGAAACGATCAGCGCGAAGCCCGCGCCCGCTGCCACCCGTACCCGGCTCCGGCCAGCACCACCGTCATCGCCCCCGTCCACACCAACTGCGTCCGCGTGTCCGCCTCCCGCGCCATCAGCACGAACACCCCGACCATCCCCGCGAGCGCGACCCACGTCAGCCACGGGAACCCCCACATCCGCACGACCAGCTTCTCCGGCGCCGTCCGCCGCCGCAGCAGCAGTTGCGAGACGGCGATGAAGAACCAGACGACGAGGATGACCGCGCCGATCATGTTCAGCAGCCACATGAAGACGTCGTCCGGCCGCCAGTAGCTCAGCAGCACGCACCCGAACCCGACGACCGATGAGACGAGGACGGCGACCCGGGGCACCCCGCCGGAGACGGCGCCCAGCGCGCGCGGCGCCTGCCCCCGCTCGACCAGCGAGTACGCCATGCGCGAGGCCCCGTAGATGTTCGCGTTCATCGCGGACAGCAGCGCGACCAGCACGATGACGTTCATCAGCTGACCGGCACCCGGGATGCCGAGGTGGTCGAGCGCGGCGACGTACGGGCCCTTCTCGACGACGTCCTTCGAGTCCCACGGCACCAGCGTCACGATGACGGCCATCGAGCCGACGTAGAACAGCGCGATCCGCCACATCGCCGTCCGCACCGCGCTCGCCACCCCCTTCACCGGGTCCTCGGACTCGGCCGCCGCGATGGTGACCGTCTCCAGACCGCCGTACGCGAAGACGGTCGCGAGGAGGCCGACGACGAAGCCCTCGCCGCCGCCCGGCAGGAGGTCACCGAGGTTGGCGGTGCCCGGGGCGTCCGTACCGGGCAGGAGCCCCGCTATCGCGAGCACGCCGAGGATCAGGAACAGGGAGATCGCCCCGACCTTCAGCGCCGCGAACCAGAACTCGAACTCGCCGAAGTTCTTCACGGCCGCCAGGTTCATCCCGCAGAACACGACCATGAACAGCGCGACCCAGGCCCACTCCGGCGTCCCCGGCAGCCACCCCGTCACGATCTTCGCGGCACCGATCCCCTCCAGGCCGACGACCGTGCAGAGCAGGATCCAGAACGCCCAGCCGACCGTGAACCCGGCCCACGGGCCGATCGCCCGCTCGGCGTGCGCCGAGAACGAGCCCGACGACGGATGCGCCGCCGACATCTCGCCCAGCATCCGCATCACCAGCATCACGAGGATCCCGGAGAGGGCGTAGGCGAGGACGATCGACGGACCGGCGGCGGCGATACCGGACCCCGACCCGACGAAGAGACCGGCGCCGATGACGCCGCCGAGGGCGATCATCGACAGATGGCGCTGTTTGAGAGCGTGGGTGAGGCCGGGCGCGGTGGCGCGGGACTCGGTACTGGTGGGCATGGGCGCGGCT encodes:
- a CDS encoding superoxide dismutase — encoded protein: MPVYTLPELPYDYSALAPVISPEIIELHHDKHHAAYVKGANDTLEQLAEARDKESWGSINGLEKNLAFHLSGHILHSIYWQNMTGPKDGGGEPLAADGVGELADAITESFGSFAGFKAQLTKAAATTQGSGWGVLAYEPLSGRLVVEQVYDHQGNVGQGSVPVLVFDAWEHAFYLQYKNQKVDFIDAMWAVVNWQDVARRYAATKARADVLLLGA
- a CDS encoding amino acid permease yields the protein MPTSTESRATAPGLTHALKQRHLSMIALGGVIGAGLFVGSGSGIAAAGPSIVLAYALSGILVMLVMRMLGEMSAAHPSSGSFSAHAERAIGPWAGFTVGWAFWILLCTVVGLEGIGAAKIVTGWLPGTPEWAWVALFMVVFCGMNLAAVKNFGEFEFWFAALKVGAISLFLILGVLAIAGLLPGTDAPGTANLGDLLPGGGEGFVVGLLATVFAYGGLETVTIAAAESEDPVKGVASAVRTAMWRIALFYVGSMAVIVTLVPWDSKDVVEKGPYVAALDHLGIPGAGQLMNVIVLVALLSAMNANIYGASRMAYSLVERGQAPRALGAVSGGVPRVAVLVSSVVGFGCVLLSYWRPDDVFMWLLNMIGAVILVVWFFIAVSQLLLRRRTAPEKLVVRMWGFPWLTWVALAGMVGVFVLMAREADTRTQLVWTGAMTVVLAGAGYGWQRARASR